The nucleotide sequence GCGTTGTCAGGAAGAATGTTCCTGCCCGCCGGGCACGCTTTTTCGCAGCGACGTTCAGTGTCCACCACCACAAAAACCGTCTGAAGGGGGTCGGCAGACCGCTGAGCTGCCATTGCTGGCGAAACACCTTGTTGGGCGGTTCGGTGAGAAAACGATCGAGACTTGCCTGCAACTTCGTCAGGGGTTGCGTCTCGGGCTCAACAAAGCGGGACCAGAAGACCCACGGTTCATCGCGGTAGACGCGATGAGTGGCCAGCATCGCCACGTTCTGCGCGTGCTGATAAAGATGCGGCCAGGGCCACGACTGGTAACTCTGTCGCAATACGGGACGCCTGGCTGCAACGATGGCAAAGGCCTTGATGTAGATCAGAGCCCAGGAAATGCGCATGGGAAGCCGGGACCGCAGCTCGGCAACGCGGCTCAGCCGAAATCGTCGGTCATGAGCACACGTCGCCGATTGCTTGTGAAGACGAAGGACGTCCAGCGTCAGCCGTCGACTGCGCGGAATCACCAGACGTCCTGATCTTTGACTGTCCATCAGGCGGCCGGAGCTGCTTCGGTTTTCAGGCACGCCTGAATCTGGCGGACGGCTTGTCGCAGTCGCTGACTGTTCTCGACGATCGCCAGTCGAAGATAGCCTTCTCCTTCTTCACCGAAACCACGTCCGGGACTGACCGCAACGCCCCCTTCTTTGAGCAGTTTCATCGAGAAATCGATAGAGCCCATCTGTGCCCACGGTTCGGGGATCTTGGCCCAGACAAACATTCCTGCTTTGGGCTTTTCCACTTCCCAGCCGATGCGGGTCAATCCGTCGACCAGGGCGTCGCGGCGAATCTGGTATTCCTTGGCGATGGCATCGACCGCAGGTTCGCAGTTTCGCATGGCGATGATTGCGGCAATTTGAATGGCCTGGAAAATCCCGTAGTCGTAGTACCCTTTGATCGTGGCCAGAGCACGAACCATCTCGCGGTTACCGGAACAGAATCCGATACGCCAGCCCGCCATGCTGAAACCTTTGCTCATCGTGGTCATCTCGACACCGACATCAATCGCGCCGGGTGAGGCCAGGAAGCTGGGGGCCTGGTATCCGTCGTAACAGACATCGGCGTAGGCGAAATCGCTGATCACGAGGAACTTGTACTTTTTGGCCAGCACGACCAGTTCGTCAAAGAAGCTCTGCTCGATGCAGGTACCCGACGGATTGTGCGGGAAGTTCGCCACGACGAGCTTGGGCTTGGGATACAGATGCTCGCAGGTGTAGGCGATATTCTTCAGGAACTCTGAGGGATCGCGGACGTCCAGGGCGATGACATTTCCGGACGCCAGCATGACCGAGTAGGCGTGAATCGGGAACGTGGGAGCGGGGACGATGGCCGTATCGCCCGGACCCATCAGTGCCAGGCACATGTGGCTGAAGGCTTCTTTCGAGCCCAGGCAGGCGATGACTTCGTCGTCGCCATTCAGCTTGACGCCGTATTTGCGGTCGTATCGTTTCGCGACTTCGCGTCGGAGACTGGCAATCCCGTTGGCAACCGAATAACGGTGGTTTTTGGGGTCCAGCAGGGCTTCCTGCATCTTGTCTGTGATTTGCTGATCCGGGGCATCGGTGGGGTTACCCATGCCGAGATCGATGACATCGACGCCGGCGACCCGCTGCTGGTATTTCAGTTTGTTGATCTTGCCGAACAGGTAGGGCGGCAATCGTTTCAGTCGATCTGCGACTGGAATCGAAAAAGGATTGTCAGCAAGCGGAATTTCCGACTCATTGCGCATGATTTGTATCTCGCTCGATCGCGATTTTCTCTGGGGGATGAACACTTCAGCGGAAACACTTTCCGTAACTTCCACGGCAGATTCTATCAGACACCCGAAAATGCCGGAAGTTCGGCTTTGAACGATCGTTCATGATTGTCCGCCTGACGTCTTCAATCGGTCTGGACGGGAGAATCACGGGCTGGACCACATCAACAGAGCGGAATTGGCAGCGACCTGTGTATGTATACAAATTTTCATCGATTTCCCCTCAACGTGGAACACCCGAAAAACGTGGCACCGGCTTCCAGCCGGTGGGCTGTCGGGTGGTCGGTCCCGGGTCAGCGGCTGGAAGCCACTGCCACGGAGATTGCGATTCGACGTGGTGCCCATCTGCCGCAATAGACGCGCGAAGGTGGAATTGACGCCATCCGTTTCGGCAGGTCGTTTCGCTCTGCAAAGTGGTATGGATCGCATGGAAGATGGGGTACAGGCGAAACTTCAACGGGATGAAGGAAAAGCGGATAAGTCCACTATCAGCCGAACGTCGATTTCTTCACCTGGCCCAGAGTCAACCCCTTCGGTCAATCGACGCCTAAGTGATCGCGAATCGAAACATTGCACTGTCACCGTGTGTGCACGCTCCAAGAAATACGGTGACTACGTCACTCCCGTTGAATCACTGCTTTACCTTGTACGAGAATCTGATTTCCTTCCCCTCCTTCTTGAAATTGAACAGGATATATCCCTCATCTGGAAGCTCTTCATCTGGATCCAACGGCACATTTATTGTCACTCCGGCCGAGTCATAGAATCCACCTGTGTACGGACTGCTATTGCCATTAATCTTCATCGTTATTCTCTCAGATGCGGTGGGAGATCCCGACAAAGATTTATTCACCCGCACGCAGAACCTGCTTCCCGCGATACTTTGTTGGAATAACGAAAATCCTTCAGGATACTCAATGACGGATTCGACCCACGCTTCTTTCGGGAGGAAACTACTTACTTGATCTGCCACAGTCGGCGTAAGAGCGATTTCTTTGAGGAGAACCCCACTCCATCTAGCTCCTGATACCGATCTTGACGGAGTGCTGAAATTCTCTTTTCTCATCCCAAGGCACAATAGCAAGAATAAAACTCCGACAGCGACAACCAAGAGGACGGCAGCGATGATGGTCCGCTTTCGAATGTCAGCACGGCTTGTGAGTGTCATCTGTGATGCAGCCTTCAGGAATTCCGTGAATAGTCCCCACTCCAGGCTCCGGGAGGGGTGACCGCTAGGTTAAAGGCCGTTGCATCGTATAGTTCTAACGCAGAGAGAGAAAAGGGGATAAGTCCACTATCAGCCGAACAAAATTCGGTGAGGATACCGGTTTCTTCAAGCGCAGACCGAGCCACTCGCTCGCTCAGCACGTCTTCCTGATTGCATATGCTGTGTCCCAGCGGGCACCCCACAGCGGTCGGGCCACCCAGCGGTCTGCAAGTTTTCATTGATGTCCCCGCAAACTTGGACCACCCTGTAAACCGTGGCGCCGGCTTCCAGCCCGTGGGCTGTCGTACGTCGACCCTTGGTCAGCGGCTGGAAGCCA is from Schlesneria sp. DSM 10557 and encodes:
- a CDS encoding aminotransferase class I/II-fold pyridoxal phosphate-dependent enzyme, which encodes MRNESEIPLADNPFSIPVADRLKRLPPYLFGKINKLKYQQRVAGVDVIDLGMGNPTDAPDQQITDKMQEALLDPKNHRYSVANGIASLRREVAKRYDRKYGVKLNGDDEVIACLGSKEAFSHMCLALMGPGDTAIVPAPTFPIHAYSVMLASGNVIALDVRDPSEFLKNIAYTCEHLYPKPKLVVANFPHNPSGTCIEQSFFDELVVLAKKYKFLVISDFAYADVCYDGYQAPSFLASPGAIDVGVEMTTMSKGFSMAGWRIGFCSGNREMVRALATIKGYYDYGIFQAIQIAAIIAMRNCEPAVDAIAKEYQIRRDALVDGLTRIGWEVEKPKAGMFVWAKIPEPWAQMGSIDFSMKLLKEGGVAVSPGRGFGEEGEGYLRLAIVENSQRLRQAVRQIQACLKTEAAPAA